Genomic window (Streptomyces yatensis):
GGGCCAGCAACTGCGCCTTGCGCTCGGCGAGGTCCTTGGCGATCACCATCTCGTCGGCGCTCTCCCGGGCCTTGGCGGCGAGGAACTCCACGGAGATCCCGACCAGCCGTCCCCCGTGCTCCTGCACCCCGTCCGCCATCACCTTCATCAGTCCGACATCGGACCCGCCCCAGACCAGCGTGTGCCCGCCCTTGCCGATCAGCTCGGCGAACTCGCGGGCGGGGGCGGTGTAGCGGTCGTCGAGGTCGGCGGCGGAGCAGAAGACGCAGATGTTCATGCCCGCCACTCTACGAGCCGGGTCGGACACCCTCGCTGCGTCGCGCCACGGGTCGCGCCGTGCGGCGGCGCTTTCCCCTCCCCGCCCCTTCCCTTGACCATGGGCTCCGCCCCTGGACCCCGTGGCCCGGGGGGCCAAACCCCTGCCACGCGGCGCAGCCGCATAACGATGCTTTCCCCTCCCCGCCCCTTCCCGATACCAGGGGCCCGCCCCTGGACCCCCGGCCTGGGGCGGAGCCCCACCCGGCGGCGCCGCCACATATCGACACCGCGGGAACGGGCGGAGCCCCGGGACCAAAGCTCTGGGGCAGAGCCCCGTCCGGGGCCGGGGGCAGAGCACTGGCCCCAGACGGGGGCCCCGCCCCTGGACCCCCGGCCTGGGGCGGAGCCCCACCCGGCGACGCCCCCGCAAAACGACACCACGGGAAGGAGCGGAGCCCCGGGACCAAAGCTCTGGGGCAGAGCCCCGTCCGGGGCCTGGGGCAGAGCCCCAGTTTCGGGAAGGGGCGGGGAGGGGAACAGCCCGCCGCAGGCGTCAAGACCCGCCGGACCCCTGCACGCCCTGCCTCCGCGCCCGGGCCTATCCCCTGCCCACCACGCCGATATGGGTCAGCACCGCCGCGGCGCCGTCCTCCGTGGCGACGGCTTCGGCGAGCTCCGCCGCCCGGCGGCCGAGGGCGGGGTTGGTCAGGCACGTTGTGATTGCCGTGGCCAGGGATTCGGCGGTCAGCGCGTCGAGCGGCAGCGGCCGGGGGGCCACTCCGAGCCGGTGCAGCCGCGTCGCCCAGAACGGCTGATCAGCCATGGCGGGCACCGGCACCGCGGGCACCCCGGCGCGCAGCCCGGCCCCGGTGGTGCCCGCTCCGGCGTGGTGGACGACGGCGGCCATGTGCGGGAACAGCCAGTCGTGCGGGAGGTCGCCGACCGTAAGGACGTCATCGCCGGCCGCGGCCAGCCCGGCCCACCCCGTCTGCACCACCGCGCGCACCCCCGCCCGGGCCACCGCCGCCGTCACCAGCTCGCCCAGCCGATCCCCTTCGCCCGGCGCCATGCTGCCGAACCCGATGAACACCGGCGGCGGACCGGCCTGCAGGAAGTCGACCAGCTCGGGCGGGGGCCGCCAGCCCCGGGGCCGGGCGGGCCACCAGTAGCCCGCGACCTCGACCCCGGACGGCCAGTCCGCCGGGCGCGGTACGACCAGCGGGCTGAAGCCGTGGAAGACCGGCCGGATGTCCGCCCCCGTCTGCTGCGAGGCGGCGGTCGGCAGCCCGAGCCGGGTGCGCAGCCCCGCCACGGCCCCCGCCTGGAGCGCTCCGGCATCGGCCAGCAGCTTCCGGCCCGCCGCCAGGTTGCCGTCCGGGCCCAGGTCGTCGCCGCCCGTCGGGCCGGCCAGCGGGAACTCCCGGGTGGCACAGGCCGGTGCGAGATAGGTGCCGATGACGGGGATGCCGTACGCCTCACCGGCCGCCCGGCTGAGTGCCGCCGGGCCGAACGCGGTGAGCACCAGGTCGGCCCCGTCCGCCGCCGCCACCACCCCGTCGGCGAGCCGGTCCAGGAACGCCGCCATCGCCGCCCGTGTCTCCTCCCACGACGCGGCCCGGGCCCTGGTGCGGATCAACTCCCGCGGATCGCCCGGCAGCGGCAGGTGGTCCAGGCCGCATCCGCCGACGAGCCCGGCGAAGGGCGGATGGGCGGCCACGGCCACCTCGTGACCGGCCGCCAGCAGACGCCGCCCCAGGCCCGTGTACGGGGCGACGTCACCTCGCGAACCGGCGGTCACGATCAGAATCCGCATGGATGTTCCTCCTCGGCGAGTGCCGCCCGGCGCATACTCGGACGACGGCGTTCGCCACGGACGCTAAGGGCTCCTGCGCGGGGGAGGTTCAAGCGGCTGTGACGCGCGGCACACAGGGCGGGGACACGGGCGGCACGCAAGGCAGGAACACGAGCGGCACACAGGACGCCAACACGCGCGCCACGCAAGGCAGGACCACGAGCGGCACACAAGGCGGGGACACGGGCGGCACGCCGGGCGCCAACACGGTGGGCATCGGCGAGTTGGCCGCGCGCACCGGACTGCCGGTGAAGACCATCCGCTACTACTCGGACATCGGGCTGCTGCCCGAGAGCGGACGCACCCCGGGCGGCCACCGCAGATACGCCGCGGACGCGCTGCCCAGGCTCCGGCTCATCCAGCGCCTCCGTGCGCTCGGCACCCCCATCGCCGCGATCGCCGCGGTCATGGCGGGGGAACGCTCGCTGGGCGAACTCGTCAGCCGCGAACTGGACGCGGTCCAGGAACAGTTGCGTGAGGCGACCTGGCGCCGGGAGGTGCTCCGCGCGCTGGACGACTGCCCCGCGCCGGAACGGCCGCGCCGCCTCGCCCTGCTCGCCGGGGTGGGCAGCCCGGACGACGCCCACGATCGGCTGGTGCGGTACTGGCACTGGGCGCTCCCGGCCGGTCTGCCGCGCCGCCTGGCCCAGGCCGTCATCGAGGGCGCGGTGCCCGCGCCACCGGCAGCCCAAAGCGCCCCGGCCACCCCGACCACCGCGACCGTCCTCGCCTACGCCGAACTCCACGCCCTGGCCACCGCGGACGACCGGCGCCGGCAGCCGCAGCCCCACCAGGTGGGCGACGTCGCGTCGTTCTACGCCGGTCTGCTGGACGCCTGCGCACTGGCCGGCGAGGCCCTGGTCTCCGGCTGTCCGGAGCGGCGCGCCGAGGCGCTCGGCCAGTTCGTACGCACCTACGCCCGTGTCAACGGCCATGACGACACACCGGCGTTCCGCGCGCATCTGCGCGCCCTGTTCCGCCGCGGGAGGCGCGCCGGTTCGTTCTCGCTGCGCTACTGGCGACAGGCCCTCGCCGTCACCGGCGAGACCCCGCCACCGTCCGCGTCCGTCGGCCAGGGGCACCTCGCGGCACCGCTCGCCGCCCTGCACGAGCAGGTCGCGGGCCTCCCCCTGACCGCGAAGTAACCGCGAAGTAGACCGCGAAGTGACCGCGAACACCGGATGAGCACCCGGGGTGGCCGGTGTGGCGGGACAGGGCCCACCACACCGGCCACCCGGCGGGGATCAGCGGGTGAAGTGGAAGATGCCCCAGGTCACATGGCGGTTTGTGCCGCCGTCGACCCAGTTGCTGAGGCCCTTCTTCATATGGGTGAGGTAGTCGGCGCTGACGTGTTCCGTCAGGCCGTCGGCCTCCTGGCGGCGGGTTTCTTCCAGCACCCGGGCGTAGTGGGTGATCAGTTGCTCGCGGTGCTCCTGGAAGCCGCCGGCGACCTCGGTGAAGCCGAGCCGCGCCAGTTCATGGCGGTAGAACTCGGGCGACCCCATGGTCTCCAGGTGGATGCGGTCCAGGATGGGACGGAGGGTTTCGGCGGGGCAGCCGTCGGCGGCCATGGGGTCGGTGAAGATGAGATGACCGCCGGGGCGCAGCACGCGGGCGGCCTCCTCCAGGGGGCGGGCGCGGTTGCCGCTGTGCAGGAAGGCGTCCTGGGACCAGACGACGTCGACGCTGTTGTCCGGCAGCGGGATCCGCTCGAAGGAGCCGTCCAGCACCTCGATGGACTCGGTCAGCCCCCGCTCGGCGTTGAGCGCGCGATGGCGCTCGTTCTCCACCTCGCTGAGGTTGAGCGCGACGACACGGCAGCCGTAGGTCTCCGCCAGATAGCGTGCGGAGCCGCCGAAGCCCGCGCCGAGGTCGAGGACGACGGATGACTCGGTGAGGTCGAGCTTTCCGGCCATCCGGGCCACGGTGCGCCTGCTGGCCTCGGCGATCGGCTCGTCGGGCCGGTCGTAGATGCCGATGTGGATGTCCTCGCCGCCCCAGACATGCCAGTAGAAGGCGTCGGCGTCCGAGGAGTTGTAGTAGTCGCGGGCGGTGCCGACGGCTCCCGCGTACTCTCCCTCGCCGGTGGCCGGAGCGGCCGGTCCGGCCGGCTCGTCCGTCGCGATGTATTCCTTCTCCGCGACGTGGATGAAGAAGTCGGGGCGCTCCGTCCGGTAGGTGTGCTGGAAGTCGCCGTACGTCTCGATCCGCTGGAAGCCGACCTCCTGCATCAGCCTGCGCGTGTAGTCCTTGCGCAGCGGAAACATGTTGAGGTGGTAGACGGATTCGTCGGGGAAGCTGTAGCGCATGCGCACCAGCCCCTCGTCCACGTACTCCGGTTCGACGGCGACGTCTTCTCCGCAGTAGTAGTAGACGTGCTTGCTGCTGTACCCGCGATCGAGGATCGCGTCGTAGTTGCGCTGGTCCAGGACCAGGATTCCGTCGTGCTTGAGCATGGCGTAGAACTCCGCGAGCGCCTTGCGCCGGTCGCGCTCGGAGAACAGATGTGTGAAGGAGTTCCCGAGGCAGACGATGGCGTCGTACTCGCCGTGGGCGTCGCGGTTGAGCCAGCGCCAGTCGGCCTGGACGACGCGGAGAATGTGGTCACCGTGCTTGAGCCCGTTGGCGAACGCCTGGGCGAGCATCTCGCCGCTGCCGTCGGCGCTCACGGTCTCGAATCCGGCCTCGAGCAGCCGGACCGAATGGAAGCCGGTCCCCGTGGCCACGTCGAGGACCTTCTTGACGCCGCGCTCGCGCAGCAGGTCGATGAAGAACGTACCCTCGCTCTCCGACCTTCGGTCCCAGTCGATCAGCGAGTCCCACTTTTCGACGAAGCTGGGTACGTACTCCTCTGTGTAGTGATCAGTGTCCCTGACATCAACTGGATTGTTGCCAAATTTCTGTACAGGTTGCGCAGAAATAACGGAACCTCCGGTGCTGAGACAGCGGACCACGGCACCCGTGTCCGCGTGGCGCATTCCCAGATTCACGTGACGCATGCCACCGGAATGGCCGGACGCACGTTAATTTCAGAGAAACTGATCGCGCCAAACGGAGATAATCCACCCCATCCTGACTTTCGGCTTCTTTCTTGCCAAAAGCGGATATTCTCCCTTGCCAAAAGGGGATATCCTCCGGGGTCGGCGGCCCGTCTAGGAGGCGACCACCTGGGCGCGCTCGGTCGTGGCGATGGTGGCGGAGCCCACCACCCGGGTGTCGTCGTAGAGCACGATCGCCTGCCCCGGGGCCACGCCCCGCACCGGCTCGTCGAAAGTCACCCGCAGCCCGGATACCCCGATCGGCTCGGCTGTCACCTCGGTCTCGCCGCCATGGGCGCGCAGCTGGGCGGTGTAGCTGCCGGGGCCCACCGGAGGGGCCCCGCACCAGCGCGGCTTGATGGCGGTCAGGGCGGCCACGTCCAGCGCCTCGACCGGGCCGACCGTGACCCTGTTGTCCACCGGGGAGATGTCCAGGACATAGCGCGGCTTGCCGTCGGGCGCCGGGTGGCCGATGCGCAGCCCCCGGCGCTGGCCGATGGTGAAGCCGTACGCGCCCTCGTGGGTGCCCAGCTTGTGCCCGTCCTCGTCGACGATGTCGCCCTCGGCCGTGCCGAGATGACCTGCCAGGAAGCCCTGGGTGTCGCCGTCGGCGATGAAGCAGATGTCATGGCTGTCGGGCTTCTTGGCGACGGCCAGGCCCCGCCGCTCGGCCTCCGCGCGGATCTCGTCCTTGGTGGTCAGGGTGTCGCCGAGGGGGAACATCGCGTGGGCGAGCTGGCGCTCGTCGAGCACGCCGAGCACATAGGACTGGTCCTTGGCCATATCGCTGGCGCGGTGCAGCTCACGCGAGCCGTCCGGCTGCTCCACGATCGTGGCGTAGTGCCCGGTGCAGACGGCGTCGAAGCCGAGGGCGAGCGCCTTGTCCAGCAGCGCGGCGAACTTGA
Coding sequences:
- the mnmA gene encoding tRNA 2-thiouridine(34) synthase MnmA — its product is MTDFPGAPTGPRDGRRLRVLAAMSGGVDSAVAAARAAEAGHDVTGVHLALSANPQSFRTGARGCCTIEDSRDARRAADVIGIPFYVWDLAERFREDVVEDFIAEYEAGRTPNPCLRCNEKIKFAALLDKALALGFDAVCTGHYATIVEQPDGSRELHRASDMAKDQSYVLGVLDERQLAHAMFPLGDTLTTKDEIRAEAERRGLAVAKKPDSHDICFIADGDTQGFLAGHLGTAEGDIVDEDGHKLGTHEGAYGFTIGQRRGLRIGHPAPDGKPRYVLDISPVDNRVTVGPVEALDVAALTAIKPRWCGAPPVGPGSYTAQLRAHGGETEVTAEPIGVSGLRVTFDEPVRGVAPGQAIVLYDDTRVVGSATIATTERAQVVAS
- a CDS encoding class I SAM-dependent methyltransferase: MRHVNLGMRHADTGAVVRCLSTGGSVISAQPVQKFGNNPVDVRDTDHYTEEYVPSFVEKWDSLIDWDRRSESEGTFFIDLLRERGVKKVLDVATGTGFHSVRLLEAGFETVSADGSGEMLAQAFANGLKHGDHILRVVQADWRWLNRDAHGEYDAIVCLGNSFTHLFSERDRRKALAEFYAMLKHDGILVLDQRNYDAILDRGYSSKHVYYYCGEDVAVEPEYVDEGLVRMRYSFPDESVYHLNMFPLRKDYTRRLMQEVGFQRIETYGDFQHTYRTERPDFFIHVAEKEYIATDEPAGPAAPATGEGEYAGAVGTARDYYNSSDADAFYWHVWGGEDIHIGIYDRPDEPIAEASRRTVARMAGKLDLTESSVVLDLGAGFGGSARYLAETYGCRVVALNLSEVENERHRALNAERGLTESIEVLDGSFERIPLPDNSVDVVWSQDAFLHSGNRARPLEEAARVLRPGGHLIFTDPMAADGCPAETLRPILDRIHLETMGSPEFYRHELARLGFTEVAGGFQEHREQLITHYARVLEETRRQEADGLTEHVSADYLTHMKKGLSNWVDGGTNRHVTWGIFHFTR
- a CDS encoding MerR family transcriptional regulator is translated as MTRGTQGGDTGGTQGRNTSGTQDANTRATQGRTTSGTQGGDTGGTPGANTVGIGELAARTGLPVKTIRYYSDIGLLPESGRTPGGHRRYAADALPRLRLIQRLRALGTPIAAIAAVMAGERSLGELVSRELDAVQEQLREATWRREVLRALDDCPAPERPRRLALLAGVGSPDDAHDRLVRYWHWALPAGLPRRLAQAVIEGAVPAPPAAQSAPATPTTATVLAYAELHALATADDRRRQPQPHQVGDVASFYAGLLDACALAGEALVSGCPERRAEALGQFVRTYARVNGHDDTPAFRAHLRALFRRGRRAGSFSLRYWRQALAVTGETPPPSASVGQGHLAAPLAALHEQVAGLPLTAK
- a CDS encoding glycosyltransferase, with protein sequence MRILIVTAGSRGDVAPYTGLGRRLLAAGHEVAVAAHPPFAGLVGGCGLDHLPLPGDPRELIRTRARAASWEETRAAMAAFLDRLADGVVAAADGADLVLTAFGPAALSRAAGEAYGIPVIGTYLAPACATREFPLAGPTGGDDLGPDGNLAAGRKLLADAGALQAGAVAGLRTRLGLPTAASQQTGADIRPVFHGFSPLVVPRPADWPSGVEVAGYWWPARPRGWRPPPELVDFLQAGPPPVFIGFGSMAPGEGDRLGELVTAAVARAGVRAVVQTGWAGLAAAGDDVLTVGDLPHDWLFPHMAAVVHHAGAGTTGAGLRAGVPAVPVPAMADQPFWATRLHRLGVAPRPLPLDALTAESLATAITTCLTNPALGRRAAELAEAVATEDGAAAVLTHIGVVGRG
- a CDS encoding TIGR00730 family Rossman fold protein codes for the protein MNICVFCSAADLDDRYTAPAREFAELIGKGGHTLVWGGSDVGLMKVMADGVQEHGGRLVGISVEFLAAKARESADEMVIAKDLAERKAQLLARADAVVVMVGGTGTLDEATEILELKKHGLHIKPVVLLNAAGFYDGLKQQFQRMEEEGFLPIPLSELVFFAESGAEVMTYLESV